The genome window TGCAAATCTTGAATAAAACTAATTGGACAGGGACTCCTCTCCGATTCTACAATCGTCGGCCACCACATTCTACAATAGCTAAGAGTTTAAGGAGGATGGTTTAAATGAAATGGATAACAAGGGAAAAAGTAAAAGTTGATCGTGTTGCTTGTCCGTGGTTAATTCAGAGATTTCTCGATCCGCAGGCCGAGTTTCTCTTTGTTAAACCGAATCGAGTGATGCTCATTGCTGAAAAAGAAAATGCAATTCCATTTGATATTCCAGGCGCGGAGCTGGGCCATCATGAGGGCAGATGTTCTTTTGAGGCCTTTCTAAGACATTACAAGTTAGAGGATTCTGCGCTCCATCGGCTAGCGAGAATTGTTCATGGAGCTGATGTGAAAGACGATCTCTATCGATGCGCCGAAGCGCCCGGTTTGAAAGCAATTGCCCACGGATTTAGCCTACTTGGGTTGAATGATGAAGATATTCTTGCAAAGGAGTTCATCGTTTATGATGCTTTGTATGAATACTGCCGCAATACACCGGCAGAAACAGGAAACACGTAGTAGTATTCTCCGGATCTGCCCCAATCAGCGCACCCGCGCTTGAGGATAATAACCAAGGCTCTCACCGGTCAATACTGGCTGCTCTGCACGGAAGTTGATCCGTTCACGTTAGCTGCGGCAATGCGTCGCGAAATCCACGCTGTTGAGCGAGATGTTCCATCTTCCAACATCCGAACGTGACAGGTTCTGATTTGAGCTTTCCAGCACAAAATTTCAGATAACGAGCTTGAGTCCTTTTGAGGAACGGAACGGGATCGCGGTCTCCGAAAGCAATCGCGCGAATTCGCGATAATATGTGGGCGCGGACTTGGAATTCAGTGTGACAGCGTGCCACTGGCGATGGACTCCGTTTTTTGTAAGCCGGACACCAATGAGCTGACGCGATTTTAAATACGATGCAACAGCCCATCTGGCCATCACAGCGATTCCCATCCCTGCTCTGACCATTTCCACGATTGCCTCCGTTAATGCCACTTTATAGGTTCTCTTTGGCCTGATGCCGGCTGGTCGCAAGAACCTACGAAAGACGAGGCTCTCTTCCGCTGGAATTGCGTACACGATCAAACTCTGATCGGCAAAATCTCGCGGTAGGATGTAGCGATGTGTAGCCAAAACGTTGTCCGGTTTCATGATTACCAGAAGCTCGTCTTCAAACAGTGGAAAACAGGAAAGATTCTTTGTCTGAACTTTCGTGTTCATAATTGCAAGATCCAGCTTCCCCGCAAGTAAGAATTCCAACGGTCGATAAGTTGCTTCCAAAACGATCTCCACCTCAACTCCTGGAAATTTCTCTTGCATCGCTTTGAGCAAGGAAGGCAGCCATTGATAACATGTATTACACTGCGTGCTGATCCGTAAAATTCCTTGTTCACCGTTGGCGAGCTTGCGGATGTTGTTTTCGGTGAGCTCTAATTCTTCTAACACGCGGCGGGCGGAATTTAGTAACTGCTCTCCCGCTTCAGTAAGAATCATTTTGCGATTGATGCGCAAGAAGAGGGACGTGCTAAGGCGGTCTTCAATTCCCCTGAGTTGATGGCTCAATGCCGGTTGTGTGACATGCAACCTGTGGGAAGCCTTTGTCATGCTGCCTTCATCCGCAATTGCTTCGATCAATTTCAGATGACGAATTTCTAAATTCATGTTACCAGGCAAGGAAAATAATATTATATCAGATAATGTATATTAGATAATCCATAATAATTTCTAATAGACTTGATGAGGATAAAGAATTGGACGGAAAGAAAGATGAGATAAATACTGTTTCGCAACGATGACCGAAGGAGAATCTAGTTGATGCACAAGCTCGCGTGGGCTACGGCCGTACTCTTTCTTTTTCTTCAAGCGAGAATTTTCGGTGAAGGGGGATACGCTGGAGCGCGTCGCATCCGTGCCCCGGGAAAAGTGGGAAGGAATCGAGACACGATATGATGCCGTACTCACGGAAAAAGGGCACTGGCTGCGCTCCATAGTGACGCGGCCATTAAACCGTACCGGAAAGATCCCGGGCATCCTCGTTGTAGGATGGTTGAGTTGTGACACAGTTGAAATCGGTGCAGCGCCGCGCGGCGGTTTTGCAAAGTTGATGCATGGGCTTCTCACAAAATCAGGATACGCGATGATGCGGATCGACAAACCGGGAATTGGAGATAGCGGAGGCCCTTCTTGTAATACATGCGATTTCGAAACAGAGCTTGCCGGCTACAAAGCGGCGCTGCGGGTGTTTAAGAAATATGACTTCATTGATCCTGAAAGGATTGTTCTTTTAGGCTTGAGTAATGGGGGAGGCTTTGCGCCGCTTGTTGCTGAAAAAGAAAAAATCGCCGCTTACATCGTATCGGGAGGGTGGTCCAAAACCTGGCTCGAACACATGCTCGAGATCGAGCACCGCAGACTGGGTCTGGAAGGGAGATCTTCCGGAGAGATTTCGCGCGAAATGCAGCGTTTCGCAGAGTTCTACACATACTATCTGATCCATAAAATGACTCCCCGGCAGATCACCACAAAATATTCACATCTTGCCAATCTGTGGTACGACGAACCGGAACATAAATACGGACGACCGGCGGTTTTCTTTCAACAGTTACAGGCATTGAATCTCGCTGCGGCATGGGAACAGGTGAGGGTCCCGGTCCTTGTTATTTACGGTGAATATGACTGGATCATGAGCCGGTCGGACCATGAATGGATCGCGGAAATCGTAAATCGAAATGCTCCGGGACGCGCCCGCTACGTTGAGATTCCAAAGATGGACCACGGCTTTACAATTCAGGAGAACATCCAGGAAAGCTTTCGGAATTTCGGTGGCGGAAGATTCGATGAATCGCTCGTAACTTTGATTCAGGATTGGCTTCGCCAGACAGTGAAATAAGAAAAAAGCATTCTCCTTACCACAACCACAACCCGGCTATTTA of bacterium contains these proteins:
- a CDS encoding alpha/beta hydrolase — its product is MKGDTLERVASVPREKWEGIETRYDAVLTEKGHWLRSIVTRPLNRTGKIPGILVVGWLSCDTVEIGAAPRGGFAKLMHGLLTKSGYAMMRIDKPGIGDSGGPSCNTCDFETELAGYKAALRVFKKYDFIDPERIVLLGLSNGGGFAPLVAEKEKIAAYIVSGGWSKTWLEHMLEIEHRRLGLEGRSSGEISREMQRFAEFYTYYLIHKMTPRQITTKYSHLANLWYDEPEHKYGRPAVFFQQLQALNLAAAWEQVRVPVLVIYGEYDWIMSRSDHEWIAEIVNRNAPGRARYVEIPKMDHGFTIQENIQESFRNFGGGRFDESLVTLIQDWLRQTVK
- a CDS encoding LysR substrate-binding domain-containing protein encodes the protein MNLEIRHLKLIEAIADEGSMTKASHRLHVTQPALSHQLRGIEDRLSTSLFLRINRKMILTEAGEQLLNSARRVLEELELTENNIRKLANGEQGILRISTQCNTCYQWLPSLLKAMQEKFPGVEVEIVLEATYRPLEFLLAGKLDLAIMNTKVQTKNLSCFPLFEDELLVIMKPDNVLATHRYILPRDFADQSLIVYAIPAEESLVFRRFLRPAGIRPKRTYKVALTEAIVEMVRAGMGIAVMARWAVASYLKSRQLIGVRLTKNGVHRQWHAVTLNSKSAPTYYREFARLLSETAIPFRSSKGLKLVI
- a CDS encoding chromate resistance protein, with product MKWITREKVKVDRVACPWLIQRFLDPQAEFLFVKPNRVMLIAEKENAIPFDIPGAELGHHEGRCSFEAFLRHYKLEDSALHRLARIVHGADVKDDLYRCAEAPGLKAIAHGFSLLGLNDEDILAKEFIVYDALYEYCRNTPAETGNT